A stretch of the Gossypium hirsutum isolate 1008001.06 chromosome D07, Gossypium_hirsutum_v2.1, whole genome shotgun sequence genome encodes the following:
- the LOC107894568 gene encoding uncharacterized protein, whose translation MAFYFPRRHQSVRSSDHYSEKTTEEPQPYVNNKNAQTTVTLMYQTNLVRYLQSITILWCKNLMNHSLTIMVNSMEGTSQYSCKIDLKPWHFWSRKGYKSFHVDGKQVDVYWDLRSAKFNSGPEPTADYYVALVADQEVALLLGDYKKKAYKRTKSRPALVEPLLYYKKENVFGKKSFATKVRFGKKRKEHDIIVESATSGLKDPEMWISMDGVVLIHVKNLQWKFRGNQTVLVDKQPVQVMWDVHDWLFTSPGTGHGLFIFTPLEAEADSDIEGSGHGGDSDTSTGSRYYSTRSPANMFDFSLFLYAWKTE comes from the coding sequence ATGGCATTTTATTTCCCCAGGAGACACCAGTCTGTAAGAAGTTCAGATCATTATTCAGAGAAAACAACCGAAGAACCACAGCCTTACGTTAATAACAAAAATGCTCAGACCACCGTCACGTTGATGTACCAAACAAACTTAGTACGGTATTTGCAAAGCATTACGATTTTGTGGTGCAAGAACCTTATGAACCATTCTCTCACCATAATGGTAAACAGTATGGAAGGAACTTCTCAATACAGTTGCAAGATTGATCTTAAGCCCTGGCATTTCTGGAGCAGAAAGGGGTATAAATCATTTCACGTTGATGGCAAACAAGTTGATGTCTACTGGGACCTTCGTTCGGCTAAATTCAACAGCGGCCCCGAACCGACGGCGGATTATTATGTAGCTCTAGTTGCAGATCAAGAAGTGGCTTTACTGTTGGGGGATTACAAGAAAAAAGCCTACAAGAGAACGAAATCAAGACCCGCATTGGTTGAACCATTGCTGTATTACAAGAAGGAAAACGTGTTTGGCAAGAAGAGCTTCGCGACAAAAGTTCGGTTCGGGAAGAAACGAAAAGAACACGACATCATTGTGGAGAGCGCGACGAGTGGATTAAAAGACCCTGAAATGTGGATAAGCATGGATGGGGTAGTGTTGATTCATGTTAAGAATTTGCAGTGGAAGTTCAGGGGAAACCAGACAGTTTTGGTGGATAAACAACCGGTTCAAGTGATGTGGGATGTGCATGATTGGTTGTTTACCAGCCCTGGAACGGGGCATGGTTTGTTTATATTCACGCCCCTTGAGGCCGAAGCTGATAGTGATATAGAGGGGAGTGGGCATGGAGGAGACAGTGATACCAGCACTGGGAGTAGGTATTATTCCACGAGAAGCCCCGCCAATATGTTCGATTTCAGCTTGTTTCTTTATGCATGGAAGACTGAGTGA